A single window of Mycolicibacterium madagascariense DNA harbors:
- a CDS encoding HAD family hydrolase: MTIRAVLFDFSGTLFRLEEDDSWFTGITVDEKAVDGHVQAELMRRLTAPTGHSVDMDEEQYRNWVDRDLAPHLHREAYRHVLRESGVTDEHAEALYALLIDPANWTPYPDTAEVLAGLHRRGIKVAVVSNIAFDLRPAFDALGVTDLVDAFVLSFEVGAVKPDPKIFRIALDRVGVDAEHALMVGDSEEADGGARALGCRFALVDPLPTAQRPDGLITAVGSAGVVL, encoded by the coding sequence ATGACGATTCGCGCAGTGCTGTTCGACTTCTCCGGCACGCTGTTCCGGCTCGAGGAGGACGACTCCTGGTTCACCGGCATCACCGTCGACGAGAAGGCGGTCGACGGACACGTGCAAGCCGAGCTGATGCGCCGGTTGACTGCCCCCACCGGACATTCGGTCGACATGGACGAGGAGCAGTACCGCAACTGGGTCGACCGCGACCTCGCCCCGCACCTGCACCGCGAGGCCTACCGGCACGTCCTGCGGGAGTCGGGCGTCACCGACGAGCACGCCGAGGCGCTCTACGCCCTGCTGATCGACCCCGCGAACTGGACGCCCTACCCGGACACCGCCGAGGTGCTCGCCGGCCTGCACCGCAGGGGCATCAAGGTCGCGGTCGTCTCCAACATCGCCTTCGACCTGCGGCCGGCCTTCGACGCCCTCGGCGTCACGGATCTCGTCGACGCGTTCGTGCTGTCCTTCGAAGTCGGGGCGGTCAAGCCGGATCCGAAGATCTTCCGGATCGCGCTGGACCGGGTGGGCGTCGACGCCGAGCACGCCCTGATGGTCGGCGACAGCGAGGAAGCCGACGGGGGCGCCCGCGCGCTGGGCTGCCGGTTCGCGCTCGTCGACCCGCTGCCCACCGCGCAGCGACCCGACGGGCTGATCACGGCCGTCGGGAGCGCAGGGGTCGTCCTCTAG
- a CDS encoding RNA polymerase sigma factor → MEAAKIVATLTRVVGDVGVAEDLAADALVNALEQWPATGVPHNPAAWLTTVAKRKAIDQWRRQDRLDAKYAALAHELETASDHAWDPDLIDDDVLRLIFISAHPILPRDSRIALTLRIVGGLTTEEIARAFLVQKATIAARITRAKKMLGEANVPFEVPEPDEYPARLSAVLSVLYLIYNEGYSASSGHRWIRDELCREALRLGRVLTALLPDEAEVNGLVALMEFQSSRFGARTDADGNPVLLEDQDRTQWDRAQIGRGMAALDRVGQILRRTGAGWGPYALQAALAQCHAAAPSAADTDWARIVSLYDGLLQIAPSPVVELNRAVAIAMRSGPESALGIVDTIDGLDDSYLLHGVRGELLSRLGRDTEAADEFERAATMVTNDRERDVLVAKAARARA, encoded by the coding sequence ATGGAGGCCGCGAAGATCGTGGCAACGCTCACCCGCGTAGTCGGCGACGTCGGGGTGGCCGAGGACCTCGCCGCCGACGCCCTGGTAAACGCGCTCGAGCAGTGGCCGGCGACGGGCGTGCCGCACAACCCTGCCGCCTGGCTGACCACCGTCGCCAAGCGCAAGGCGATCGATCAGTGGCGCCGCCAGGACCGGCTCGACGCGAAGTACGCCGCACTGGCCCACGAGTTGGAGACCGCGTCAGATCACGCCTGGGACCCCGACCTCATCGACGACGACGTGCTGCGGCTCATCTTCATCAGCGCGCATCCGATCCTGCCACGCGACAGCCGAATTGCGTTGACGCTGAGGATAGTTGGTGGTCTCACCACTGAAGAGATCGCGCGGGCGTTCCTGGTGCAGAAGGCGACCATCGCGGCCAGGATCACCCGCGCCAAGAAGATGCTCGGCGAGGCCAACGTGCCCTTCGAGGTGCCCGAGCCCGACGAGTACCCGGCGCGTCTGTCCGCCGTCCTCAGCGTGCTGTACCTCATCTACAACGAAGGCTATTCCGCGTCGTCGGGCCACCGCTGGATTCGCGACGAATTGTGTAGGGAGGCACTGCGTCTCGGCCGTGTCCTGACGGCTCTGCTCCCCGACGAGGCGGAGGTGAACGGGCTGGTGGCACTGATGGAGTTCCAGTCGTCGCGCTTCGGTGCGCGCACGGACGCCGACGGTAACCCCGTGCTGCTGGAGGACCAGGACCGCACGCAGTGGGACCGTGCGCAGATCGGTCGCGGGATGGCCGCACTCGATCGGGTCGGCCAGATCCTGCGCCGTACCGGAGCCGGCTGGGGACCCTACGCACTGCAAGCGGCGCTCGCCCAATGTCATGCTGCCGCACCGAGTGCAGCCGACACCGACTGGGCCCGCATCGTCTCCCTCTACGACGGTCTGCTGCAGATCGCGCCTTCGCCGGTCGTCGAACTCAACCGCGCCGTCGCGATCGCGATGCGGTCGGGGCCGGAGAGTGCGCTTGGCATCGTCGACACCATCGACGGGCTCGACGATTCGTACCTACTGCACGGCGTGCGCGGTGAACTATTGTCCCGGTTGGGCCGCGACACCGAGGCTGCTGACGAATTCGAAAGGGCCGCAACCATGGTGACGAACGATCGAGAGCGCGACGTCCTGGTCGCCAAAGCCGCCCGGGCGCGCGCATGA
- a CDS encoding CynX/NimT family MFS transporter, which produces MHGTEQGESRVGDDASAVSLVAGGALLAVAVVLTALNLRPAVTSVAPLLGDMRNELGTSATWAGLLTTMPGLCFAAAGLAAPRLAQRLGLGHVISLALVVLTAGVAIRAVDGPYVVIGATLLACAGIALINVLIPVVIKGSFAARIGLMTGIYTAALQGGGALGSALTPGLEGPLGGWREALAAWAVVALIALAAWLPAVRRHGGSWAAAATPTGVKPRSLLRNRLAWIVTLFFGTQAFLAYVVMGWLPQIFIDNGVGKVEAGLLTGLSSLIGVPVGLVISPLAARSASQSGWIITLGVTGIVGTIGLMLAPAAAPVVWSVLIGVGMSAFSLALTVIALRARNAEDTAQLSGMAQGFGYLLAGTGPFLFGLLHDVSGDWTIPFVMFLAVYAVQLVAGTLAGRARFV; this is translated from the coding sequence ATGCATGGAACCGAGCAGGGCGAATCGAGGGTCGGCGACGACGCGTCTGCGGTATCCCTCGTCGCGGGCGGGGCGCTGCTCGCCGTCGCCGTCGTCCTCACCGCGCTGAACCTGCGCCCCGCCGTCACCAGCGTGGCGCCCCTGCTCGGCGACATGCGCAATGAGTTGGGCACCTCGGCAACCTGGGCCGGTCTCCTGACGACCATGCCGGGGCTGTGCTTCGCAGCGGCAGGCCTGGCAGCACCGCGGCTGGCGCAGCGGCTCGGTCTCGGCCACGTCATCTCGCTGGCACTCGTCGTCCTGACCGCGGGGGTGGCGATCCGCGCGGTCGACGGACCCTACGTGGTGATCGGCGCGACGCTGCTGGCCTGCGCGGGCATCGCGCTGATCAACGTCCTCATCCCCGTGGTCATCAAGGGCTCCTTTGCCGCCAGGATCGGGCTGATGACCGGCATCTACACCGCAGCGCTCCAAGGCGGAGGCGCCCTTGGTTCGGCGCTCACCCCCGGCCTCGAGGGGCCGCTCGGAGGCTGGCGCGAGGCCTTGGCGGCGTGGGCCGTCGTGGCCCTCATCGCCCTCGCGGCGTGGCTTCCCGCGGTGCGACGGCACGGCGGGTCGTGGGCCGCGGCCGCGACACCGACGGGCGTCAAACCCCGTTCGCTGCTTCGCAATCGGCTCGCCTGGATCGTGACGCTGTTCTTCGGAACCCAGGCCTTCCTCGCCTACGTCGTCATGGGATGGCTGCCGCAGATCTTCATCGACAACGGGGTCGGCAAGGTCGAGGCCGGACTGCTGACCGGGCTCTCGTCGTTGATCGGCGTGCCCGTCGGTCTGGTCATCTCGCCGCTGGCGGCGCGATCGGCGAGTCAGAGCGGGTGGATCATCACCCTCGGCGTCACGGGCATCGTCGGCACGATCGGGTTGATGCTCGCGCCCGCCGCGGCGCCGGTGGTCTGGAGCGTCCTCATCGGCGTGGGAATGAGCGCCTTCTCGCTGGCGCTGACCGTGATCGCCCTGCGCGCCCGCAACGCCGAGGACACCGCGCAACTGTCCGGCATGGCACAGGGTTTCGGGTATCTGCTCGCGGGCACGGGACCGTTCCTGTTCGGTCTGCTGCACGACGTGTCCGGTGACTGGACCATCCCGTTCGTGATGTTCCTGGCGGTCTACGCGGTGCAGCTCGTCGCCGGCACGCTCGCCGGGCGTGCCCGCTTCGTCTGA
- a CDS encoding FadR/GntR family transcriptional regulator codes for MPLNTARRSGLVDQVIEQVRASVTSGEWPIGHRIPNEAVLVEALGVGRNTVREAVRALAHAGLLDVRQGDGTYVRATSEVSGALRRLCGAELRDVLQVRRALEVEGARLAAAHRTETDLAELRSLLDRRDDWLRAGDDDEFARADTAFHLATVRSSHNAILVELYRGLIEAITASVAATHETTVDTVDHRELLAHIASGDVDAAGTAAGELIDRFLAALP; via the coding sequence TTGCCCTTGAACACCGCCCGTCGCTCGGGACTGGTCGACCAGGTCATCGAGCAGGTTCGCGCCTCCGTCACCAGCGGCGAGTGGCCCATCGGGCACCGCATCCCCAACGAGGCCGTCCTGGTCGAAGCGCTCGGCGTGGGGAGGAACACCGTGCGGGAGGCGGTGCGGGCGCTCGCGCACGCCGGCCTGCTCGACGTGCGCCAGGGCGACGGTACCTACGTGCGTGCGACGAGCGAGGTGTCGGGCGCGCTGCGGCGTCTCTGCGGCGCCGAACTGCGCGACGTGCTGCAGGTGCGCCGGGCGCTGGAGGTCGAGGGAGCGCGGCTCGCCGCGGCCCACCGGACGGAGACCGACCTCGCCGAGCTGCGATCGCTACTGGACCGCCGCGACGACTGGCTGCGCGCCGGCGACGACGACGAATTCGCCCGCGCCGACACCGCATTTCACCTGGCGACCGTGCGCAGCTCGCACAACGCCATCCTCGTCGAGCTCTACCGCGGGCTGATCGAGGCCATCACGGCCAGCGTGGCCGCCACCCACGAGACCACCGTCGACACCGTCGATCACCGAGAACTGTTGGCGCACATCGCCTCTGGCGACGTCGACGCGGCGGGCACCGCGGCGGGCGAGCTCATCGACCGCTTTCTCGCCGCCCTGCCCTGA
- the fadD8 gene encoding fatty-acid--CoA ligase FadD8: MSDDLLRHPIHSGHLLVGALKRHRDRPVLHLGDTTLTGGELAAKISQYIQAFEALGAGSGETAGLLSLNRPEVLMITSAGQTQGYRRLALHPLGSLDDHAYVITDAEVTTLIIDPNPMFVERALGLLQKVSSLKQVLTIGPVPPELAESGAHVVDLTAEAAKYEPRPLVAANLAPDHVNGLSYTGGTTGKPKGVMMTSQATSTMTTIQLAEWEWPESPKFLMLTPLSHAGAAYFLPTLVKGGEMHVMAKFDPAEALRVIEEQKITATFVVPAMLYALMDHPDSKTRDLSSLETVYYGASAINPVRLAEAIERFGKIFAQNYGQSEAPMAISYLGKNDHDEKRLTSCGRPTLFARCALLDAEGNPVPQGEVGEVCVSGPLLSGGYWKLPEQTAETYRDGWLHTGDMAREDEDGYWFIVDRVKDMIVTGGFNVYPREVEDVVAEHPSVAQVCVVGSPDEKWGETVTAVVVLRADAASDEAAVATLTAEIQAAVKERKGSVQVPKQVFVVDSLPVTGLGKPDKKAVRARFWEGADRAVG, translated from the coding sequence ATGAGTGACGATCTGCTGCGGCATCCCATCCACTCCGGCCACCTGCTCGTCGGCGCGCTGAAACGCCACCGCGACCGGCCCGTCCTGCACCTTGGCGACACGACGCTGACCGGCGGCGAGCTGGCCGCGAAGATCAGCCAGTACATCCAGGCGTTCGAGGCGCTCGGTGCGGGATCGGGCGAGACGGCCGGTCTGCTGTCGCTCAACCGGCCCGAGGTGCTGATGATCACCAGCGCCGGGCAGACGCAGGGCTACCGACGCCTGGCGCTACACCCGCTCGGGTCGCTCGACGACCACGCGTACGTCATCACCGACGCCGAAGTGACGACGCTGATCATCGATCCGAATCCCATGTTCGTCGAACGGGCGCTCGGACTGCTGCAGAAGGTGAGCTCGCTCAAGCAGGTCCTCACCATCGGGCCGGTGCCCCCCGAGCTCGCCGAGTCGGGCGCCCACGTCGTCGACCTGACCGCCGAGGCCGCCAAGTACGAGCCGCGCCCGCTGGTCGCCGCGAACCTCGCCCCCGACCACGTCAACGGGCTGTCCTACACCGGCGGCACGACGGGCAAGCCCAAGGGCGTCATGATGACGAGCCAGGCCACCAGCACCATGACGACCATTCAGCTCGCCGAGTGGGAGTGGCCGGAGAGCCCGAAGTTCCTCATGCTGACCCCGCTGTCGCACGCGGGGGCGGCGTACTTCCTGCCGACCCTGGTCAAGGGCGGCGAGATGCACGTGATGGCGAAATTCGATCCGGCAGAAGCACTTCGGGTCATCGAGGAGCAGAAGATCACCGCGACGTTCGTCGTCCCCGCGATGCTGTACGCACTGATGGATCACCCCGACTCCAAGACCCGCGACCTGTCGTCGCTGGAGACCGTGTACTACGGCGCGTCGGCGATCAACCCGGTGCGGCTGGCCGAGGCCATCGAGCGGTTCGGCAAGATCTTCGCGCAGAACTACGGGCAGTCCGAGGCGCCGATGGCGATCTCGTACCTCGGCAAGAACGACCACGACGAGAAACGGCTGACCTCCTGTGGCCGGCCCACGCTGTTCGCGCGGTGCGCGCTACTCGACGCCGAGGGCAACCCCGTTCCGCAGGGCGAGGTCGGCGAGGTGTGCGTGTCGGGTCCGCTGCTGTCGGGTGGCTACTGGAAGCTGCCGGAGCAGACCGCCGAGACGTATCGGGACGGCTGGCTGCACACCGGCGACATGGCCCGCGAGGACGAGGACGGCTACTGGTTCATCGTCGACCGGGTGAAGGACATGATCGTCACGGGTGGCTTCAACGTCTATCCCCGGGAGGTGGAAGACGTCGTCGCAGAACATCCTTCGGTCGCGCAGGTGTGCGTCGTCGGCAGCCCCGACGAGAAGTGGGGCGAGACGGTGACGGCCGTGGTGGTGCTGCGGGCCGACGCGGCGTCCGACGAGGCCGCCGTCGCGACCCTGACCGCCGAGATCCAGGCGGCGGTCAAGGAGCGCAAGGGTTCGGTGCAGGTGCCCAAGCAGGTGTTCGTGGTCGACTCGCTACCGGTGACCGGCCTGGGCAAGCCCGACAAGAAGGCCGTGCGGGCGCGGTTCTGGGAGGGAGCGGACCGCGCGGTGGGTTGA
- a CDS encoding DUF3253 domain-containing protein yields MSSALRDAILRLADERGPAKTICPSDAARAIGGEQWRDLMDEARETARELANEGRVDITQKGEAIDPNAQWRGPIRIRIKGPR; encoded by the coding sequence ATGAGCAGTGCGCTACGTGACGCCATCCTCCGGTTGGCCGACGAACGCGGGCCGGCGAAGACCATCTGCCCATCCGACGCCGCCCGCGCGATCGGCGGCGAGCAGTGGCGCGACCTGATGGACGAGGCGCGCGAGACCGCCAGGGAGCTGGCCAACGAGGGTCGGGTCGACATCACGCAGAAGGGCGAGGCGATCGACCCCAACGCGCAGTGGCGGGGACCGATCCGCATTCGAATAAAGGGCCCGCGCTAG
- a CDS encoding YciI family protein yields MRYMLIMRATQEAQDFAAENVDFAEIVAAMGAYNEELIKAGVLLSAEGLTGPEDGFVVDFDSDPPAITDGPYAEAKELFNGFWMLDVSSVDEAKQWASKCPLGPGVKLEVRLVSEIADFDQDDEWVKREQAWREANGPR; encoded by the coding sequence ATGCGGTACATGCTGATCATGCGGGCCACCCAGGAAGCTCAGGACTTCGCAGCCGAGAACGTCGACTTCGCCGAGATCGTCGCGGCCATGGGTGCGTACAACGAGGAACTCATCAAGGCTGGCGTGCTGCTGTCGGCGGAGGGACTGACCGGCCCCGAAGACGGGTTCGTCGTCGACTTCGACAGCGACCCGCCCGCGATCACCGATGGCCCCTACGCCGAAGCCAAGGAACTGTTCAACGGGTTCTGGATGCTCGACGTGTCCTCGGTCGACGAGGCCAAGCAGTGGGCCAGCAAGTGTCCATTGGGCCCAGGCGTGAAGCTCGAGGTGCGCCTCGTGTCGGAGATCGCGGACTTCGACCAGGACGACGAGTGGGTCAAGAGGGAGCAGGCGTGGCGCGAGGCGAACGGCCCCCGCTAG
- a CDS encoding amidohydrolase → MAADLAFLGTVLTVDDTRPTAQALAVADGRIVAVGERADVEAMVGPDTEVVELGDGCVMPGLIEAHGHPLMEAIVLADRIVDIRPVTMRDAGDVLAAIRREVADRGESGAYCNGWDPLLQLGLPEPTLAWLDDVAPQTPLVIVHNSGHQAYFNTATARRLGLTRDTPDPKGARYGRDASGELDGTAEETGAVFSLIGGVVDPSGFGAMLLAECARLNRAGLTTCSEMAFDPMFRPVLDGLRDQLTVRLRTYEMSTAAMTTTADVDNGDDVVKQVGIKIWVDGSPWIGNVDLTFPYLDTAATRTIGVVPGSCGHANYTREQLTEIVNAYYPLGWQMACHVHGDAGVDTILDVYDEALQANPRADHRLRLEHVGAISNAQLQRAHDLGVTCSIFVDQIHYWGDVLVDGLFGPEHGSRWMPVGSAVATGMRISLHNDPPVTPEEPLRNISVAATRVAPSGRVLAPDERITVEQAIRAQTLDAAWQLFADDVVGSLEVGKYADLVVLSADPRAVPPETVADLDVRATYLAGRRVFAKSD, encoded by the coding sequence ATGGCTGCTGACCTGGCGTTCTTAGGTACCGTGCTGACCGTCGACGACACCCGCCCGACGGCGCAGGCCCTCGCGGTCGCCGACGGACGCATCGTCGCGGTGGGCGAGCGCGCCGACGTCGAGGCGATGGTCGGCCCCGACACCGAGGTCGTCGAGCTCGGCGACGGCTGCGTGATGCCGGGTCTGATCGAGGCACACGGTCATCCGCTGATGGAGGCGATCGTGCTGGCCGATCGCATCGTCGACATCCGACCCGTCACGATGCGTGACGCCGGGGACGTGCTCGCCGCGATCCGTCGCGAGGTCGCCGACCGCGGCGAGTCGGGGGCCTACTGCAACGGCTGGGATCCGCTACTGCAGCTCGGGTTGCCCGAGCCGACGCTGGCCTGGCTCGACGACGTCGCCCCGCAGACCCCCCTGGTGATCGTCCACAACTCGGGCCACCAGGCGTACTTCAACACCGCGACCGCGCGGCGCCTCGGGCTGACCCGCGACACCCCCGATCCGAAGGGCGCCCGATACGGCCGCGACGCGTCGGGCGAACTCGACGGGACCGCGGAGGAGACGGGTGCGGTGTTCTCGCTCATCGGCGGCGTGGTCGACCCGAGCGGCTTCGGCGCGATGCTCCTCGCCGAGTGCGCGCGCCTGAACCGGGCCGGGCTGACGACGTGTTCGGAGATGGCGTTCGACCCCATGTTCCGCCCGGTGCTCGACGGCCTGCGTGACCAGTTGACCGTGCGGCTGCGGACCTACGAGATGTCCACGGCCGCAATGACGACCACCGCCGACGTCGACAACGGCGACGACGTCGTCAAACAGGTCGGCATCAAGATCTGGGTCGACGGCTCGCCGTGGATCGGCAACGTGGACCTGACGTTTCCGTATCTCGACACCGCCGCCACTCGCACCATCGGGGTCGTGCCCGGCTCCTGCGGGCACGCCAACTACACCCGCGAGCAGCTGACCGAGATCGTGAACGCCTACTACCCGCTGGGGTGGCAGATGGCGTGCCACGTGCACGGCGACGCCGGCGTCGACACCATCCTCGACGTGTACGACGAAGCGCTGCAAGCGAATCCGCGTGCCGACCATCGGTTGCGGCTCGAGCACGTCGGCGCCATCTCCAACGCCCAGCTGCAGCGTGCGCACGACCTCGGCGTGACGTGCAGCATCTTCGTCGACCAGATCCACTACTGGGGTGACGTCCTCGTCGACGGTCTCTTCGGGCCCGAGCACGGGTCGCGCTGGATGCCCGTGGGCTCCGCCGTCGCCACGGGCATGCGGATCTCGCTGCACAACGATCCGCCCGTCACGCCGGAGGAGCCGTTGCGCAACATCAGCGTTGCGGCAACCCGCGTCGCGCCGAGCGGCAGGGTGCTGGCGCCGGACGAGCGGATCACCGTCGAGCAGGCCATCCGTGCGCAGACGCTCGACGCGGCGTGGCAGTTGTTCGCCGACGACGTCGTCGGTTCGCTCGAGGTGGGCAAGTACGCCGATCTCGTGGTGCTGTCGGCGGACCCGCGCGCCGTGCCGCCGGAGACCGTCGCCGACCTCGACGTGCGGGCGACCTACCTGGCAGGTCGTCGTGTCTTTGCGAAATCGGACTGA
- a CDS encoding long-chain-fatty-acid--CoA ligase, with translation MPELPTPRFLDERTAHWAQTKPDDEAITFKDRTWTWSQWYDRIRRLAGALTELGVGRGDVVAFLDKNHPACVETTLAAASIGAATAIINFRLAADELDYVLNDSGAKVLIVGAEFAPTIEKIRDQLSSVEKVVEVTPDGDDEYEALLADATPVDRPDEVEPDDVAIIMYSSGTTGRPKGVSLTHANLIAHTESAFDGWELDEGDKNLVAMPLFHVGGSSYMQLGLHTGVASYMTRDVDGAQLAGGILAGANRTFLVPAVLAKVLESGEDAVKLFSALKTYGYGASPMPLPLLRKALEAWPDTDFIQAYGLTEVGGVISLLRPEDHRSGNEERMGSAGRVVPGAEVRVIDPDSLEDVPQGEQGELWFRSGQLMKGYHNKPDATAEAITEDGWFRTGDIGRIDEDGYIFVEDRLKDMIITGGENVYSIEVERVLAEHPAVAEVAVIGVPDEEWGEAVKAVVALEGEATDEELIGWAKERLAGYKCPRTVDIVDELPRNPTGKILKKDLRQPHWEKSGRKV, from the coding sequence ATGCCAGAGTTGCCAACGCCTCGCTTCCTCGACGAACGCACCGCTCACTGGGCGCAGACCAAGCCGGACGACGAAGCCATCACCTTCAAGGACCGCACGTGGACGTGGTCGCAGTGGTACGACCGCATCCGCCGACTGGCCGGCGCCCTGACCGAGTTGGGCGTCGGCCGCGGTGACGTCGTCGCGTTCCTCGACAAGAATCATCCCGCCTGCGTCGAGACCACCCTGGCGGCCGCGTCGATCGGCGCGGCCACCGCGATCATCAACTTCCGCCTCGCCGCGGACGAGTTGGACTACGTGCTCAACGATTCCGGCGCCAAGGTGCTCATCGTCGGAGCCGAGTTCGCGCCGACGATCGAGAAGATCCGCGACCAGCTGAGTAGCGTGGAGAAGGTCGTCGAGGTGACCCCCGACGGGGACGACGAGTACGAGGCGCTGCTGGCCGATGCCACCCCCGTCGACCGGCCCGACGAGGTCGAGCCCGACGACGTCGCGATCATCATGTACTCCTCGGGCACCACCGGGCGGCCCAAGGGCGTCTCGCTGACGCATGCCAATCTGATTGCGCACACCGAAAGTGCCTTCGACGGTTGGGAACTCGACGAGGGGGACAAGAACCTCGTCGCGATGCCGCTGTTCCACGTGGGCGGCTCGTCCTACATGCAGCTCGGACTGCACACCGGCGTGGCGAGCTATATGACGCGCGACGTCGACGGGGCCCAGCTGGCGGGCGGGATCCTCGCCGGGGCGAACCGCACGTTCCTGGTGCCCGCCGTGCTGGCGAAGGTGCTGGAGTCCGGCGAGGATGCGGTGAAGCTGTTCTCGGCGTTGAAGACCTACGGTTACGGCGCGTCGCCGATGCCGCTGCCGCTGCTGCGCAAGGCGCTCGAGGCGTGGCCCGACACCGACTTCATCCAGGCCTACGGGCTGACCGAGGTCGGCGGCGTCATCAGCCTGCTGCGCCCCGAGGACCACCGCAGCGGCAACGAGGAGCGCATGGGGAGCGCCGGCCGGGTCGTGCCGGGCGCCGAGGTGCGCGTCATCGACCCCGATAGCCTCGAGGACGTGCCGCAGGGCGAGCAGGGCGAATTGTGGTTCAGGTCAGGGCAATTGATGAAGGGCTACCACAACAAGCCCGACGCCACCGCCGAGGCCATCACCGAGGACGGCTGGTTCCGCACCGGTGACATCGGCAGGATCGACGAGGACGGCTACATCTTCGTCGAGGACCGGCTCAAGGACATGATCATCACCGGCGGGGAGAACGTCTACTCGATCGAGGTCGAGCGCGTGCTGGCCGAACATCCCGCCGTCGCCGAGGTCGCCGTCATCGGGGTGCCCGACGAGGAGTGGGGTGAGGCGGTCAAGGCCGTCGTCGCGCTGGAGGGCGAGGCGACCGACGAGGAACTCATCGGCTGGGCCAAGGAGCGGTTGGCCGGCTACAAGTGCCCGCGGACGGTCGACATCGTCGACGAGCTGCCCCGCAATCCGACGGGCAAGATCCTCAAGAAGGATCTGCGCCAACCGCATTGGGAGAAGTCCGGCCGCAAGGTCTAG